The following is a genomic window from Hymenobacter monticola.
GTTGCGACCGGGGTATCGGGCAAGCCATTGCCCTCGGCCTGGCCGAGGCGGGCGCCGACATCATCGGCGTGTCCATCCACATGCCCAAGGGCGGCGAAACCGAGCTGGCCGTGCAGGCCCTGGGCCGCGAATACAAAGGCTACCAAGCCGACTTTGGCCAATTGGAAGAGTTGCAGGGCTTCATCAAGCAGGTACAGGCCGACTTTCCGGTCATCGACATCCTGTTCAACAACGCCGGCATCATCCGCCGCGCCCCGGCTGCCGAGCACTCCGACGAAGACTGGGACGCCGTGCTCAGCATCAACCTCGACGCGCCCTTCCGCCTGGCCCGCGCCATTGGCGGCCAGATGCTGCAAAACGGCTCCGGCAAAATCATCTTCACGGCTTCGCTGCTCACCTTCCAGGGCGGCATCAACGTGCCCAGCTACGCGGCCAGCAAGGGCGGCGTGGGCAGCCTGGTGAAGGCGCTGGCCAACGAATGGGCCGGCCGTGGCGTGAACGTGAACGCCATCGCGCCCGGCTATGTGGCCACCGACAACACCGCCGCCCTGCGCCAGGACGAGGAGCGCAGCGCCGCCATCCTCTCGCGCATCCCGGCCGGCCGCTGGGCCCTGCCCTCTGACTACGCCGGCCCGGCCGTGTTCCTGGCTTCGGCCGCTTCGGACTATGTGCACGGCACCATCCTCACCGTCGACGGCGGCTGGATGGGACGGTAATTGAAGTGTTGAGTTTTGAGGGTTGAATGTTGAATGAAAATTCAGCCACGACCCTAAGGAGGACAACCTCGAACAACTCAACATTCAACCCTCGAAACTCAACACTTAAAATTTAACACTCCCTTGACCCAGCGCTTTGCCATCGGCCCCCGCGAAACCGCCACGCTCAACACGAGCGGCATTCGGGAGCATTTCCTGATTGAAAACATCTTCACGCCCGGCGAAATCGAGCTGACTTACACGCACTACGACCGCATGGTTGTGGGCGGGGCCCAGCCCACCGGCGCGGCCCTGCAGCTGCCCTGCCCGGAGTCGCTGAAAGCCAACTTCTTTCTGGAGCGCCGCGAACTGGGCGTCCTGAACGTGGGCGGCGCGGGAACTATCACCGTGGATGGCACGGTCTACGAGCTGGGCAACCAGGACTGCCTGTACGTGGGCATGGGCAGCAAGGAAGTGGCTTTTGCTAGTGTGGACGCAGCTAATCCCGCCAAGTTTTACCTGCTGTCGGCGCCGGCGCACGCGGTGCACCCCACCACCCGCCGCACCCAGGCCGAGGCCACGCCCGTGGAAATGGGCGCCATGGAAACGGCCAACGAGCGCACCATCTACAAATACATCTACCAGGAAGGCATCCAGAGCTGCCAGTTGGTGATGGGTCTCACGCAGCTCAAGCCCGGCAATGTGTGGAATACCATGCCGAGCCACACCCACGACCGCCGCATGGAGGCCTACCTCTATTTTAACCTGCCCCAGGGCCAGCGCGTGCTGCACCTGCTGGGCGAGCCCACCGAAACGCGCCCCCTGTGGGTGAGCAACGAGCAGGCCATTCTCTCACCGCCGTGGTCCATCCACACGGGCTGCGGCTCCAGCAACTACGCCTTCATCTGGGGCATGGCCGGCGAAAACCGCGAGTACACCGACATGGACGCCGTGCCGCTCGACGCGCTGCGCTAACCCGATTTTAAAAACTCCCACCCAATTATATCACTCATGAAAAAACATTTTCTCCTGGTCTGGCTCCTGTTTTTCGGGAGCATGGGGCTGGCCCTGGCGCAGAGCCGCCAGGTGCAGGGCGTCGTCAAAGCCGCGGATGGCGAGACCCTGCCGGGCGTGACGGTGCTTGTTGAAGGCACCACCAACGGCGCCTCCACGGGCGTCAACGGTGAGTACACCATTACGCTGACTCCGGCCCAAGTGGCAGGCGCTAAGCTGCGCTTCAGCTTCGTGGGCTACGTGTCGAAGGAAGAAACCGTGGGCGACCGGTCAACCATCAACGTGACGCTGGCCTCGGACAGCAAGCAGCTGGAAGACGTGGTGGTGATTGGCTACCAGGAGGTGCAGCGCCGCGACGTAACCGGCTCGGTGTCGTCCGTCAGCGCCCAGCAGATTAAGGACATTCCGGTGAACTCGGCCGCGGAGGCGCTCACGGGCCGTTTGGCTGGCGTGCAGCTCACTTCCTCGGAGGGCTCGCCCGGCAATCCCGACGTGCAGGTGCGCGTGCGCGGCGGCGGCTCCATCACGCAGGACAACTCGCCGCTGTACGTGGTGGATGGCATCCAGATTGAAAACGCGCTGAGCGTGCTTGCGCCGCAGGACATTGCCTCGGTGGACGTGCTGAAGGACGCCTCGGCTACGGCCATCTACGGCGCGCGCGGCGCCAACGGCGTTATCATCATCACCACCAAAAAAGGGTCGGAGGGCCGTACGACTGTGAGCTACAACGGCTTTGCGGGCGTGCGCAAAATTGCCAAAACCCTGAGTGTGCTGGGGCCGGAAGACTTCCTGAACTACCAGTACGAGCGTTCGCGCCTGGTGGGCGCGACGGGCACTGGCTCGCTCTCAACCTTTAAGAGCCTGTACGGCAGCACCAACTTCAACAGTGACACCTTGCAGCGGGCCCGCACGGCGCCGTTTGTGAACTGGCAGGACGAGGTGTTTGGGCGCACCGCCTTCCAGCAGACGCACAACGTGTCGGTGGCCGGCGGGGCCAAAGGCACCACTTATTCGCTGAGCCTCACGCACAACGACGAGCAGGGCATTCAGCGCGGCTCGGACTACAGCCGCAACCTGGTCAACTTCCGCTTCGACACCAAGGTGAGCGACAAGTTCCGCATCGGCCTCAACACCCGCTTCAACGACCAGGGCACCCTGGGCGCCGGCACCGGCGCGGCACTGGGCACCTCCTCCACGGGCCAAACCGTGAACACCGGCTCCAGCACCACCTCTCGCCTGCGCAACTCGGTGCAGTACCAGCCGCTGCTGGTGCCCAAAATCAACGGCTTGGTGCCCGACGTTGACAGCTTCGACTCCGATTTTGCCGACAACTCCGGTGGCCTGGTCAACCCCCTGGTAACCATTGACAACGAGTACCGCAAAGACAAGCGCCGCACCATCAACATCGGCGCCAATGCTTCTTATGAAATCATCAAAGGCCTGACCTTCCGCACCACGGCCGGCTTCGACATCACCGACATCAACCTCGGCACGTTCAACGGGCGGTATTCGCCCACGCTGCGCTCGGCATCGGGCGGCTATTCCAACCTGCCGTTTGCCACCATCACGGCCACGAAGCAAACCACGCTCAACAACTCGAACGTGCTCGATTACAGCTTCAAGAAAGGTAATCATTCGGTCGGTATCCTGTTGGGCGAGGAAATCTACCAGCAGCGCGCCGAGCAGATGTATATCCAAACCAACTTCCTGCCGTTGGAAATCACGGCCGAGCGGGCGTTGGCCAACATCAACCAAGGCGTAATTCCGGCCGGCCAAACGGCGCAGCCCATCCTGCCGGGCACCAGCATTCCGGTCGACTTCCACCAATTGTCGGGCTTTGGTCGATTGACCTATTCCTACGCCGACAAATATTTGTTCACGGGTACCTTCCGCGCCGATGGTTCATCTAAGTTCCTCACGGGCAATCAGTGGGGATTCTTCCCCGGCGCTTCGGCGGCCTGGCGCATTTCGCAGGAAGAATTTTTTAAGGGCGTACCCGCTATTTCGGACCTGAAGCTGCGCCTGAGCTACGGAAAAGCGGGCAACAACCGCATCCGGGACTTCCTCTACAGCCAGTTGTTCCAGGCTGGCAGCGCCCCTTATGCCCTCAACCATACGCTGGTGCTGGGCTCCTCGGCAACCAGCCTGGCTAACCCTGACCTCATCTGGGAATCGACCACCACGCGTAACCTGGGCCTGGACGTGGCTTTGTTCGACAACCGCGTGCAATTCACGGCCGACGCTTACTACAACACGACCAGCGACCTGCTGCTCGACAAGCCGGTACCGGCGTTCATTGGCTACACTACGCAGCAGCAGAACGTGGGCTCCACCTCGAACCGCGGCCTGGAGCTGCAGCTGACCGGCACGGTGATTCGCAACGAAAACTTCACCTGGACGGCTACGGCCAACGCCTCGTTCAACCGCGGGCGCATTGAGAGCCTGGGCGGCGACCAGCAGGAAATTCTGGGCATCACCTCGGGCTGGGGCGGCACCGCTCTCACCCAAGATTACCTGGCCCGCGTGGGCCGGCCCGTGGGCGAGATGTACGGCTACGTGACCGACGGCTATCTCACCGCCGCCGAGTTCTCGGGCTACTCGGCCCCGGCCAGCAGCACCAGCAGCATTGCCAACACCTGGACGCCCCGCGCCGACGTGAAGTTTGTTGACAACCTGGGCCTCATCGGCGAAACGGCGTACCGTCCGGGTCTCATCAAGTTCAAAGACCTCAGCGGCCCCAACGGCGTGCCCGATGGCAAGATTGACGCTTTCGACCAAACGGTGATTGGCAACGCCAACCCCAAAATGGTGGGCGGCCTGAACCAGCAGTTCACCTTCAAAGGTTTTGACGCCAGCTTGTTCCTGAACTTCGTGCTGGGCAACGACGTGTACAACGCCAACAAGCTGGAGTTCACCACCAACACCCCCAACACGGTGAACAATAACCTGCTGGGCATCATGGGCGACCGTTACCGCATTGTCGAAGCCAACGGCGCGCCCATCACTTCGCTAGAGCGCCTGAACGAGGTAAACAAAAACGCCAACATCTGGACGCCCACCCGCGGCCTGGTGTTCCACTCCTGGGCCGTGGAGAACGGCTCGTTCCTGCGCATCAACAACCTGACCCTGGGCTACACCCTGCCCAAGGCCCTCACGAGCCGTGCCAAGATGCAGAGCCTGCGCTTCTACGTGACGGCCAACAACTTGTACACCTTCACGAAGTACACCGGCTACGACCCGGAAGTGAACACCCGCCGCGGCACCCCGCTCACGCCGGGTGTGGACTACGCGGCCTACCCCCGCAGCCGCGCCCTGCTCTTCGGCGTGAACCTGTCGCTTTAATTCCCACCCGTATTTCGACTTAGTATATGAAATCGTTTCACGCTATCGGCCGGGCAGTGCTGGCCGCTGCGGCACTGGCCGGGACCGCCGGGTTGGTGTCTTCTTGCAAAGACTACCTGGAAGTGGAGCCCGTTGCGCTCAACACCACCGAATACACCTTCAGCACCGTGAGCGGTGCCACGGCTGCCATCATCGGCGCCTACGACCCGCTGTCGGGTGACTACGGCTACGGCCAACGCGTGAGCCTGTACTTTCCGCTGGACTCGGACGAGCTGATTGGCTCAGCCGGCGCCCCGGCCGACCCGCGCCGCCAGATTGCCCGCTACGCCGTGCAGACCAACAACGACGACGTGGTGCGCTCTTGGAACCAGCTCTACCAGGGCGTGGAGCGCGCCAACATCTGCATCGACCAGATTCCGAAGATGGCGCTGTACACGAGCGGCACCGCTACCGACATTGCGGCTCTCAGGCGCCTGCACGGCGAAGCCCTCACCCTGCGCGCCCAGTACCTGTTTGAGCTGGTGCGCAACTGGGGCAACGTGCCCGTGCAATTCACGCCGGCCGTGTCGGGTCAGAATTTTAACCTGCCCAATTCCGACAGCAATACCACCCTTGAGCGCCTCGTGGCCGACCTGTTGCAGGCCCAGGACCTGCTGCCGTGGCGCTCGCAGGCCGGCCCCGCCAACGAGCGCATCACCAAAGGCGCGGCCAAAGCCCTGCGGGCGCGCATTGCGCTGTACCGCGGCGGCTACTCGTCGCAGAACGGCCAGATGGTGCGCGCCAACGACTACCTGAACTACTACCGCATTGCCCGCCAGGAGTGCGCCGACCTGATGACCGTGGACGCCCGGCGGGAGCACAACCTGAACCCCAGCTTCCTGGAAACCTTCAAAAGCATGAACGAGCTTCGGCCCGAAGCGGCTAATGAGCTCATCTTCCAAGTGGGTATGGCCACGGCTACGGGGGCATCGGGCAGCAAGCTGGGCTACTACAACGGCCCGCGCCTGCAAAACCAGTCGAGCATCTACGGCTCTTCGCAGGGTGGTGTCACCATTGTGCCGACGTATTTCTACGCCTTCGACTCGACCGATACGCGCCGCGACGTGACCATTACCACCTACGGCATGGCGACTTCCGGCACTGTGCAGATTGGCGTGGCCCTGACCTCCGCCGCCGACGGCAAGTGGCGCCGCGACTGGCACAACCCGCCCGTGACCGGCACGGTGAATTACCTGGACTACAACTGGCCCATCATCCGCTACGCCGACGTGCTGCTGATGTTTGCCGAAACCGAGAACGAACTCAACGGTCCCACCCAGCTGGCGCAAGATGCCCTGATGGAAGTGCGCTCCCGCGGCTTCGGCGGCAACCGGGCCCTGGCCACCGCCGCGCTGACGCGTGCCGGCTTCAGCCTGGGTTCCAAGGCCAGCTTCTTCGAGGCGCTGGTGAACGAGCGGTACCTGGAATTTGGCGGCGAGGGCATTCGCAAGTACGACCTGCTGCGCTGGAACCTGTTCGAAACCAAAATAAACGAAGCGAAGGCCAACATCGAAAAAATGGCCCTGGGCCAAGCGCCCTACGACAAAGTGCCGCTGTACCAGTTCTACCGCACGCCCACGGGCCCTTCGCTGGCCGTGCAGCCCGTGCAGTGGCTCCGCTCGTTTTACAAGCCTACGCCCACGGCGTTGCTGCCCACTACGCCTGCCACTCCGTTGCCGGCTGGCTACAACCTCGTGAACTGGCGCCAGAGCATCAACGCGGCCTACGTGGCCAACACCAAGCCGGCTGGCACGGTGTACACCCTGCCCGGCGCCACTACTCCGCAAACGAGCGTAGGCTCCGGCCTGGCGGCGCAGTACGTGCCCGGCCGCGGCAAGGAATTGCTGCCCATCCCGCAAGCCACTATCAACGCCGACCCGGCCCTGAAGCAAAACTTCGGCTACTAAGCAGCTAGGGCTCGGCCCAAGCCGAGCCCTGGTTATTCCCTTCTCTTACTGCATCCTCATGTTTCGTTCACTGCTCCTAACCGGTGCGCTGGCGGCTGTAGCGCTAGGCACTTCCTGCGCCCGGCAAACCCTGTCGGGTGAAGCCGCAAACACCATGGCCGCCAAACCGGGAGCGGCGGCTGCGGCCAGCACCGCCAGCCCGCAGGCTCCCCTGCAGGACAGCACCGCCGAGAAGATGCTGGTGTTTCAGCGTACCATCGGCGGCTGGCCCAAAGCCGTGGGCAATGAGAAGGTGGACTACAAACACCCCCTGACCGCTGCCGACCGCACCCGCACGCTGGCCGACAAGGGGCGCAACGACGCCACCATCGACAACAACGCCACCAGCCGCGAAATCCTTTACCTGGCCCAGGCCTACCAGAAAACCAACAACCCCACCTACCGCCAGGGCGCCGAAGCCGGAATCCGCTTCCTGCTGAAAATGCAGTACGCCAACGGAGGGTTCCCGCAGTACTACCCCGATTTCAGCAACTACCGCCACCAGATTACCTACAACGACAACGCCATGGTGCGCGTGCTGGAGCTGCTGCGCAGCGTGGCCCGGCAAAAGGCCCCGTTTGTGGGCCTCGCGGCCGACCTGCCGGCGCAAGCCCAAACGGCCGTCGAGAAAGGCACCGACTGCATCCTGAAAACGCAGTATGTGCGCCAGGGCGTGCCCACGGCCTGGTGCGCTCAGTACGACGAGAAGACCCTGCGGCCGGCCAAGGCGCGGGCCTTCGAGCTGGCCTCGCTGAGCGGGGATGAGTCGGTGGAGATTGTGCGGTTTCTGATGGGCATCGACAACCCTTCTGCGGAGGTGAAAAAGGCCATCGAAAGCGCCGTGGTCTGGTTCGAGAAAGTAAAAATCAGCGGCTACACGGTGAAAGAAATTGCGGCACCGCAGGAGAAATCGGGCCGCGACCGGGTGATGGTGCCCGAAGCCGGCGCCGCTGTCTGGGCCCGTTTCTATGAGCTTGATACCGACCGCCCCATCTACGTGGGCCGCGACAGCCAGGTGCACTACCAGCTCAGTGAAATCGAGAACGAGCGCCGCGCCGGCTATCTGTACCTGGGCACCTGGCCCGAAAAACTTCTCACCAAAGACTACCCCGCCTGGCAAAAGCGGGTGAGTACGGGAGGGAGGGGTTAACTCCACTTTATAGCTTCGTTTCGCAATCCTACTATTTCGTCGTAATGGACACTTTAAATCAAGAATTGGCCTTGTCCGCCCCCAGCGCCGCTGCTGCGGTGGCCTGGCCTACCCCGGCGCTCTTCGCTTTGCCCGAGAAGGTGCTGCAGTTTGGCACCGGCGTGCTGCTGCGCGGCCTGCCCGATTTTATGATTGACGAGGCCAACCGCCAAGGCGTGTTCAACGGCCGCGTGGTGGTGGTGAAAAGCACCGACGGCGGCGACGCCACCGCCTTCGAACGCCAGAATGGCCTTTACACCGTGTGCATTCGCGGCGTGGAAGACGGCCAGCCGGTGGAAGAAAACGTGGTGTGCAGCAGCATCAGCCGCGTGCTCTCGGCTAAAAGCCAATGGGCCGAAGTGCTCGAATTCGCCAAGAGCCCCGACCTGCAGGTAGTCATTTCGAACACCACCGAAGTGGGCATTCAGCTGGTAAACGAGGACATTCACCTCACGCCCCCTTCCTCATTCCCGGGCAAGCTGCTGGCCGTGCTCCACGCGCGCTTTGAAGCTTTCAAGGGCGACGTAAACCGCGGCCTGGTGATTGTGCCCACCGAGCTCATTCCCGACAACGGCCGCAAGCTCGAAGCCATTGTGCTGGAGCTGGCCCACCGCAACGACCTGGGCAGCGCCTTCATCGACTGGCTCGAATCGGCCAACTCATTTTGCAACACCCTCGTGGACCGCATCGTGCCGGGCAAGCCTGAGCCCGCGCTTTACGCGCAGCTGCAGGAAGAGCTTGGCTACCGCGACGAGCTGCTGACCATGAGCGAGGCCTACGCCTTGTGGGCCATCGAAGGCGACGAAAAGGTGCGCGAGGTGCTGTCCTTCCACTCCGTGGCCAAGGGCGTGGTTATCCGCCCCGACATCACGCTTTTCCGCGAGCTGAAGCTGCGCCTGCTGAACGGCACGCACACCCTCAGCTACGCGCTGGCCCATCTGGCAGGCTGCACCACGGTGCGCGAGGCCCTCGAAAACGAAGATTTGGCCCGCTTCATCCACAACCTGATGCTGGCCGACTTGCTGCCCGGCATCCCGTACCAGGTGGATGAGAAAGTGGGCCAGCGCTTCGGCATGCAGGTGCTCGACCGCTTCCGCAACCCCTTCCTGGAGCACCGCTGGCTGGCCATTGCCATGCAAGGCACCGCCAAGATGCAGATGCGCAACGTGCCCACGCTGCTGCACTACTACCAGACGCACAACGCCGTGCCGCATTACATGGCGCTGGGCTTTGCGGCCTACCTGCTGTTCATGCGCAACACGGCCACCGGCACCGGTACCGGCCAGGGCGAAGCCAACGGCGAGCCCTACAACATTCAGGACGACCGGGCCGGCTATTTTGCTGACCTGTGGGCCAAGCTTTCGCCCGAGGAGCTGACCGGCGCTGCCTTGCGCAACACCGCCCTCTGGGGCCACGACCTCACCCGCCTGCCGGGCTTCGCCGAGAAGGTGACCCAGTACATCCACCAGCTGCTGGAAGAAGGCCCGTCGGCCACGCTGGCTGCTTTTTTCACTAAAAAAACAGCTTTGGCCAGCTAGTTTAGGCCTTTTCTGTTTAGCTACTATGAAACACCAAGTTGCTCGCATTCACCCCGCCGATAACGTGCTTGTGGCCCTCGTCGACCTGCCCATCGGCACCGAAGTGCCCTGGGAAAACGGCTACGTCACCACCACCGAAGCCATTCCGGCCAAGCACAAGCTCGCGCCCCTGGGCCTGAGCGTGGGCCAGCCCGTGACGATGTACGGCGTGCTGGTGGGCAAAGCCAAGGCCGACATTCGGCCCGGCGGCCGCCTCACCACGGCCAACATGCAGCACGCCACCAACAGCTACGAGGAACAAGGCCACCAGCGCCCCGCCTGGCAAGCGCCCGACGTATCGAACTGGCAGAACCGCACCTTCATGGGCTACCACCGCGCCGACGGCCGCGTGGGCACCGCCAACTACTGGCTGGTGATTCCGCTGGTGTTCTGCGAGAACCGCAACATCCAGGTGCTGCAGGATGCGCTGATTACCGACCTCGGCTATGCCCGCCGCAAAAACTACCAGCCCGAAACCCGCAAGCTGCTGGAACTGATGCAAGCCGGCCGCTCGGTGGAGGAAATCCTGAGCGCCGACCTCGATGCCGGCGAAGACACGGCCCGCAGCCAGCGTCCCTTCCCCAACGTCGACGGCATCCGTTTTCTCTCGCACGAAGGCGGCTGCGGCGGCATCCGCCAGGACGCCCAGACGCTGTGCGGGCTGCTGGCCGGCTACATCACGCACCCCAACGTGGCTGGCGCCACCGTGCTCAGCCTCGGCTGCCAGAACGCGCAGGCCAGCATGCTGCAGGAGGAAATCGCCAAGCGCGACCCCAACTTCAACAAGCCGCTCTTCATCCTCGACCAGCAGAAGCTGGGTACCGAAGAGGCGCTTATCAGCGATGCCCTGCGCCAGACCTTCGCCGGCCTGATGCTGGCCAACCGCGCCCGTCGCGAGCCCGCCCCCCTCAAGGCCCTGAACATTGGCTTGGAATGCGGCGGCTCCGACGGCTTCTCCGGCATCTCGGCCAACCCGGCTCTGGGCCACGTTTCGGATATGCTCGTCGCCCTTGGCGGTTCGGTCATCCTGGCCGAATTCCCGGAGCTGTGCGGCGTTGAGCAGGAACTGGTGGACCGCAGCGTGGAGCCCGCCATTGCCGAGCGTTTCAGCAGCCTGATGAAGGCTTATGGCGACAGCGCCGTGGCCGTGGGCTCGGGCTTCGATATGAACCCCTCGCCCGGCAACATTCGCGACGGCTTGATTACGGACGCCATGAAATCGGCCGGCGCGGCCCGCAAAGGTGGCTCGTCGCCTGTGGTGGCCGTGCTCGACTACCCGGAGCCCGTGACCAAGCCCGGCCTGAACCTGCTCTGCACCCCCGGCAACGACGTGGAATCGACCACGGCCGAAGTAGGGTCGGGGGCTAATATTGTGCTCTTCACCACCGGCCTGGGCACGCCTACCGGCAACCCCATTGCCCCGGTTATCAAAATAGCCAGCAATACGGCCCTGGCGCGTCGCATGCCCGACATCATCGACGTGAACACCGGAACGGTGATTGACGGCGAAGAAACCATCGAGCAGGCCGGCGAGCGCATTCTCGACTACGTCATTCGCGTAGCCAGCGGCGAGGAAGAAATTGCCGCCGTGCGCCACGACCAAACCGACTTCATCCCGTGGAAGCGCGGGGTGAGCTTGTAAATACTTACCATCTGTCATCCTGAGCACAGCGAAGGACCTTATCGCGTCAGCTTCGGCTGAGTTACTGCAGGTCGTTTTGGCGTGATAAGGTCCTTCGCTGCGCTCAGGATGACAGCTGATTGCAAACTGCCTACGCAACCGTTTTCGCTAATAAATACTGCTCTGTGAAGAATACGGCCCCGGCGGCGGCCTACCTTCGGTGCTGGAAGCAGCCGCACTAACCGGGTCCCACCCCCATCCATCTTAGTTGCTCATGAAGCCTTTCCTCAACGACGATTTTCTGCTGCAAACGGCCACGGCCAGCACGCTCTACCACGAGTATGCCAAGCAGATGCCCATTATCGACTATCACAACCACCTCATTCCTGAGCAGATAGCCGAAGACAAGCAGTTCGAAAACATCACCCAAATCTGGCTCTACGGCGACCACTACAAGTGGCGCGCCATGCGGGCCAACGGCATTCCCGAGCGCTACATCACCGGCAACGCGTCGGACTGGGAGAAGTTTGAGAAATGGGCCGAAACCGTGCCCTATACCCTGCGCAACCCGCTTTACCACTGGACGCACCTGGAGCTGCGCCGCTACTTTGGCATTACCGAGCTGCTGAATAAGGACAGCGCCCGCCGCATCTACGACGAGTGCAACGCCAAGCTGCAAACCGCCGAGTACTCGGTGCAAAACCTGCTGAAAATGATGCAGGTGGAAACCCTCTGCACCACCGACGACCCAGCCGACGCGCTGGAGCACCACCAGGCGCTGGCCGCCTCGGGCTTCGCCGTCAACGTGCTGCCCACCTTCCGCGCCGACAAGGCGATGGCCCCGGAATCGGCCGCGGCCTACAACCAGTACCTCGACAAGCTGGCCGCTGCCGCCGAGCTGGAAATTCGCACCTTCGCTGACCTGGAAAAGGCCCTGCGCCGCCGCCACGACTTCTTTGCCAGTGTGGGCAGCCGCCTGTCGGACCACGGCCTGGAGCAGATTTACGCCGCCGACTACACAGAGGCCGAAATCGACGCCATCTTCTCAAAGGTGCGCGGCGGCGCCGAGCTGACGGCGGATGAGGTGCTGAAGTTCAAATCGGCAATGCTGGTGCTGCTGGCTGTGCTGGACTGGGAAAAGGGCTGGACGCAGCAGTACCACATCGGCGCGCTGCGCAACAACAACTCCCGCATGCTGCGTGAGCTGGGCCCCGACACGGGCTGGGACAGCATTGGTGACTTC
Proteins encoded in this region:
- a CDS encoding tagaturonate reductase, whose translation is MDTLNQELALSAPSAAAAVAWPTPALFALPEKVLQFGTGVLLRGLPDFMIDEANRQGVFNGRVVVVKSTDGGDATAFERQNGLYTVCIRGVEDGQPVEENVVCSSISRVLSAKSQWAEVLEFAKSPDLQVVISNTTEVGIQLVNEDIHLTPPSSFPGKLLAVLHARFEAFKGDVNRGLVIVPTELIPDNGRKLEAIVLELAHRNDLGSAFIDWLESANSFCNTLVDRIVPGKPEPALYAQLQEELGYRDELLTMSEAYALWAIEGDEKVREVLSFHSVAKGVVIRPDITLFRELKLRLLNGTHTLSYALAHLAGCTTVREALENEDLARFIHNLMLADLLPGIPYQVDEKVGQRFGMQVLDRFRNPFLEHRWLAIAMQGTAKMQMRNVPTLLHYYQTHNAVPHYMALGFAAYLLFMRNTATGTGTGQGEANGEPYNIQDDRAGYFADLWAKLSPEELTGAALRNTALWGHDLTRLPGFAEKVTQYIHQLLEEGPSATLAAFFTKKTALAS
- a CDS encoding UxaA family hydrolase; the protein is MKHQVARIHPADNVLVALVDLPIGTEVPWENGYVTTTEAIPAKHKLAPLGLSVGQPVTMYGVLVGKAKADIRPGGRLTTANMQHATNSYEEQGHQRPAWQAPDVSNWQNRTFMGYHRADGRVGTANYWLVIPLVFCENRNIQVLQDALITDLGYARRKNYQPETRKLLELMQAGRSVEEILSADLDAGEDTARSQRPFPNVDGIRFLSHEGGCGGIRQDAQTLCGLLAGYITHPNVAGATVLSLGCQNAQASMLQEEIAKRDPNFNKPLFILDQQKLGTEEALISDALRQTFAGLMLANRARREPAPLKALNIGLECGGSDGFSGISANPALGHVSDMLVALGGSVILAEFPELCGVEQELVDRSVEPAIAERFSSLMKAYGDSAVAVGSGFDMNPSPGNIRDGLITDAMKSAGAARKGGSSPVVAVLDYPEPVTKPGLNLLCTPGNDVESTTAEVGSGANIVLFTTGLGTPTGNPIAPVIKIASNTALARRMPDIIDVNTGTVIDGEETIEQAGERILDYVIRVASGEEEIAAVRHDQTDFIPWKRGVSL
- the uxaC gene encoding glucuronate isomerase, which gives rise to MKPFLNDDFLLQTATASTLYHEYAKQMPIIDYHNHLIPEQIAEDKQFENITQIWLYGDHYKWRAMRANGIPERYITGNASDWEKFEKWAETVPYTLRNPLYHWTHLELRRYFGITELLNKDSARRIYDECNAKLQTAEYSVQNLLKMMQVETLCTTDDPADALEHHQALAASGFAVNVLPTFRADKAMAPESAAAYNQYLDKLAAAAELEIRTFADLEKALRRRHDFFASVGSRLSDHGLEQIYAADYTEAEIDAIFSKVRGGAELTADEVLKFKSAMLVLLAVLDWEKGWTQQYHIGALRNNNSRMLRELGPDTGWDSIGDFSQGRALSAFLDRLDGQDKLAKTIIYNLNPADNELIATMIGNFNDGSVVGKIQFGSGWWFLDQKDGMEKQINALSNMGLLSRFVGMLTDSRSFLSYPRHEYFRRVLCNLLGNDVENGELPADMDLLGTMVQNICYGNAKQYFGFGKVAETAAVTA